In one window of Mobula hypostoma chromosome 1, sMobHyp1.1, whole genome shotgun sequence DNA:
- the inhbab gene encoding inhibin subunit beta Ab has translation MSFYLLGGFFLLFGGLWARASPTLPVEDARVPDCPSCSVPRLQPHSAGADNQLVEAVKRHILNMLHLKSRPNITQPVPKAALLSALKRLHVGRVREDGRVEIEENPSSLSALNEPEQASEVISFAEAGPSPDVLHFHIAKEEDSELSLVDQANVWLYLKLSNKSSRSRNKVTIRLYRGNDSFPFVEKQVDVKVSGWHTLPVSRAVQETLSTPERSLLLRVACAQCREAGASPVLLEAAGKDESFRPFLMLLLRESDAHTHRIRKRGLECEGKSNICCRKRFFVNFRDIGWSDWIIAPSGYYGNYCEGECPSHIAGTSGSSLSFHSAVINHYRIRGYSPFNNIKSCCVPTKLRAMSMLYYDDGHNIVKKDIQNMIVEECGCS, from the exons ATGTCATTTTACCTGCTCGGTGGATTTTTCCTGCTGTTCGGTGGACTTTGGGCGCGGGCTTCGCCCACCTTACCTGTCGAGGACGCACGAGTGCCCGACTGTCCGAGCTGTTCGGTGCCCCGGCTGCAGCCACACTCGGCCGGCGCTGACAATCAGCTGGTGGAGGCCGTGAAGAGGCACATACTGAATATGCTGCATCTCAAGAGCAGGCCGAATATCACGCAGCCGGTCCCCAAAGCTGCACTTTTAAGCGCCCTGAAGAGACTGCACGTTGGGCGGGTACGAGAGGACGGCCGGGTGGAGATAGAGGAGAATCCCTCCAGCCTGTCAGCGCTGAACGAACCCGAACAGGCTTCGGAGGTCATCAGCTTCGCTGAAGCAG GTCCGTCTCCAGACGTTTTGCACTTTCACATTGCCAAGGAGGAGGATAGCGAGCTGTCTCTGGTGGACCAAGCCAATGTCTGGCTGTACCTGAAGCTCTCAAACAAGTCTAGCCGAAGCAGGAATAAGGTGACCATTCGGCTGTACCGAGGTAACGACAGCTTCCCCTTCGTCGAGAAGCAGGTGGATGTCAAAGTCAGCGGCTGGCACACGCTGCCGGTGTCGAGGGCGGTGCAGGAGACGCTGAGCACGCCGGAGAGGTCCCTGCTCCTGAGGGTTGCCTGCGCGCAGTGCAGGGAAGCCGGTGCCTCCCCCGTGCTGCTGGAGGCAGCGGGGAAGGACGAGTCGTTCCGCCCCTTCCTGATGCTTCTGCTGCGGGAATCGGACGCTCACACGCACCGGATCCGCAAACGGGGGCTGGAGTGCGAAGGGAAGTCCAACATCTGCTGCAGGAAGCGTTTCTTTGTGAACTTCCGAGACATCGGCTGGAGCGACTGGATCATAGCGCCTTCCGGCTACTATGGGAACTACTGCGAGGGAGAGTGCCCGAGCCACATCGCCGGCACCTCGGGCTCGTCTCTTTCCTTCCACTCGGCCGTCATCAATCACTACAGGATCAGGGGCTACAGCCCCTTTAACAACATCAAATCCTGTTGTGTCCCTACCAAACTCAGGGCAATGTCCATGCTCTATTACGATGACGGACATAACATTGTGAAAAAGGACATTCAGAACATGATCGTGGAGGAATGCGGCTGTTCGTAA